One Rhododendron vialii isolate Sample 1 chromosome 2a, ASM3025357v1 genomic region harbors:
- the LOC131310731 gene encoding uncharacterized protein LOC131310731 isoform X1 — MLTAHTTGAISIFHTYLDDKTLLEASSHKVKYGTPLIGCLIYPTHGRGPRFTDLQCSAFSSKGCTRLNTHHLLHQPASKKWMCRLRESMSPDDEYRSSRNIAISLFRRYRNFVERGGGDNLQVYSEFINAGVNAYALGCTDEGLRTELRDMKESGLEVEAMQSYGGGTSLKSKIFSNEIDECIFWLSIIFITILCTPQPTIVRWSSTPPVTDEVLLQWKGFCAIIANAYYMRGMAWLPVKTLQLEQMAVVGYAEEPSVVASRMRLVFSTLEVVSPQWPRV; from the exons ATGCTGACGGCTCACACCACTGGAGCAATTAGCATTTTCCACACATATTTGGATGACAAAACACTGCTGGAGGCTAGTTCACACAAGGTTAAGTATGGCACTCCCCTGATTGGCTGCCTAATTTATCCCACACATGGAAGAGGTCCTCGTTTTACAGATTTGCAGTGTTCGGCTTTCTCTTCAAAAGGCTGTACGAGGCTTAATACCCATCACCTATTACACCAACCAGCTTCAAAGAAATGGATG TGTCGATTGCGTGAATCAATGTCACCAGATGACGAGTATCGCTCTTCACGCAATATAGCAATCAGCTTGTTCAGGCGATACAGGAACTTCGTGGAGCGTGGAGGAGGTGACAACTTACAAGTATACTCG GAGTTCATCAATGCTGGGGTGAATGCGTATGCATTGGGGTGCACTGATGAAGGACTGAGGACAGAACTTAGAGATATGAAGGAATCGGGACTCGAAGTTGAAGCAATGCAAAGTTATGGGGGAGGCACCAGTCTGAAGTCCAAGATTTTCTCCAATGAG ATTGACGAGTGTATTTTCTGGTTGAGCATTATATTTATTACCATCCTGTGTACACCGCAACCAACCATTGTTCGGTGGTCATCAACTCCGCCAGTGACTGATGAAGTACTGCTGCAGTGGAAAGGCTTTTGTGCCATCATAGCAAATGCATATTACATGAGAGGGATGGCATG GCTTCCAGTGAAGACTCTTCAACTAGAGCAAATGGCAGTGGTGGGATACGCAGAAGAGCCATCAGTTGTTGCCAGCCGAATGAGATTAGTGTTTAGCACATTGGAG
- the LOC131310731 gene encoding uncharacterized protein LOC131310731 isoform X2: MLTAHTTGAISIFHTYLDDKTLLEASSHKVKYGTPLIGCLIYPTHGRGPRFTDLQCSAFSSKGCTRLNTHHLLHQPASKKWMCRLRESMSPDDEYRSSRNIAISLFRRYRNFVERGGGDNLQEFINAGVNAYALGCTDEGLRTELRDMKESGLEVEAMQSYGGGTSLKSKIFSNEIDECIFWLSIIFITILCTPQPTIVRWSSTPPVTDEVLLQWKGFCAIIANAYYMRGMAWLPVKTLQLEQMAVVGYAEEPSVVASRMRLVFSTLEVVSPQWPRV; encoded by the exons ATGCTGACGGCTCACACCACTGGAGCAATTAGCATTTTCCACACATATTTGGATGACAAAACACTGCTGGAGGCTAGTTCACACAAGGTTAAGTATGGCACTCCCCTGATTGGCTGCCTAATTTATCCCACACATGGAAGAGGTCCTCGTTTTACAGATTTGCAGTGTTCGGCTTTCTCTTCAAAAGGCTGTACGAGGCTTAATACCCATCACCTATTACACCAACCAGCTTCAAAGAAATGGATG TGTCGATTGCGTGAATCAATGTCACCAGATGACGAGTATCGCTCTTCACGCAATATAGCAATCAGCTTGTTCAGGCGATACAGGAACTTCGTGGAGCGTGGAGGAGGTGACAACTTACAA GAGTTCATCAATGCTGGGGTGAATGCGTATGCATTGGGGTGCACTGATGAAGGACTGAGGACAGAACTTAGAGATATGAAGGAATCGGGACTCGAAGTTGAAGCAATGCAAAGTTATGGGGGAGGCACCAGTCTGAAGTCCAAGATTTTCTCCAATGAG ATTGACGAGTGTATTTTCTGGTTGAGCATTATATTTATTACCATCCTGTGTACACCGCAACCAACCATTGTTCGGTGGTCATCAACTCCGCCAGTGACTGATGAAGTACTGCTGCAGTGGAAAGGCTTTTGTGCCATCATAGCAAATGCATATTACATGAGAGGGATGGCATG GCTTCCAGTGAAGACTCTTCAACTAGAGCAAATGGCAGTGGTGGGATACGCAGAAGAGCCATCAGTTGTTGCCAGCCGAATGAGATTAGTGTTTAGCACATTGGAG